DNA from Ailuropoda melanoleuca isolate Jingjing unplaced genomic scaffold, ASM200744v2 unplaced-scaffold63589, whole genome shotgun sequence:
CACAACTAAATCAGCTCCCCCAAAAAAAGTAACTaagaagaaatatcaaaataCTGATAAACTAACCTTGTCTATATCCAAAACACAATCTAAGTCCATAACAATAAAAGGTTCCCCCAAAACTTCTTCAGCTCCAAAGAAAAGATCAACTAAATCTCGCAAGACTCTGCCATCACCTGCcaagaaaaaacagaatcaggCAAAAGCAGTTAAAGCAGTTCCCAAAAAAAGTTCAgccaaaaagaaaactctaaagaaacgaaaaaataaacagttaacTCCAATCAAAAAAGGGCCAGCTAAGGCAACAGCAACAAGAGCAGTTtcaaaagtcaaaaagaaaaacctaactACATCTAAAAAGACAGCATCTACATCTGCCAAGAAAAAGCTCAATCAGCCAAGAAAAGTtgcaacaaaaaggaaaatatctaaaGCCAAAAATACAGCGTCAAAGAA
Protein-coding regions in this window:
- the LOC117800100 gene encoding sperm-specific protein PHI-2B/PHI-3-like, with product PKKRSTKSRKTLPSPAKKKQNQAKAVKAVPKKSSAKKKTLKKRKNKQLTPIKKGPAKATATRAVSKVKKKNLTTSKKTASTSAKKKLNQPRKVATKRKISKAKNTASKKSKNFTSPAKKQVNQPKALKSVLKTQPASKKRPNQLNSSLSKTARKQSNQTKEGKSPALGKTLAKKKNLQKPKPAARKLFNGSKSAKAEPKRSPAKKKIQKKSTQKGSTA